One Candidatus Schekmanbacteria bacterium RIFCSPLOWO2_02_FULL_38_14 DNA segment encodes these proteins:
- a CDS encoding protein-(glutamine-N5) methyltransferase, release factor-specific — protein sequence MHSEVNFIDNSHKNFNPTIAEALRTAREFLEGLNMEKPGIDCEVFMRSMLAIRRAKLYAGLERNLSSQELENYNELIKRRSKREPVQYILGNQEFWSLDFFVNKNVLIPRPETEGLIEKVIARAKDKNINNEPLKILDIGTGCGNIAVSIAKELKSASIIATDISANALKVARINAERNGVAGRIIFVQGNLFTPFAKDLKFDFIVSNPPYIPSGQIDRLSPEVSKWEPRIALDGGEDGLCFYRKIIGEAFNCLCDDGFIMLEIGGDQAEGIKEIVRTHKEYSEVKINRDYSGKDRVAEIWIR from the coding sequence ATGCACAGTGAAGTAAATTTTATTGATAATTCTCATAAGAACTTTAATCCTACAATAGCTGAAGCTCTGAGGACAGCAAGGGAATTTCTTGAAGGTTTAAATATGGAAAAGCCTGGGATTGACTGTGAGGTTTTTATGAGAAGTATGCTTGCAATTAGACGGGCAAAACTCTATGCAGGCCTTGAAAGAAATTTATCCTCGCAGGAACTTGAAAATTACAATGAGCTCATAAAACGGAGAAGCAAGAGAGAGCCGGTACAGTACATACTTGGAAACCAGGAATTCTGGTCCCTTGATTTTTTTGTGAACAAAAATGTTTTAATACCAAGGCCTGAAACAGAGGGTTTAATTGAAAAAGTTATTGCACGGGCAAAAGATAAAAATATAAACAACGAACCATTAAAGATTCTTGATATAGGAACAGGATGTGGAAACATTGCTGTTTCTATTGCAAAGGAATTAAAATCAGCAAGTATAATCGCAACTGATATTTCAGCAAATGCTTTGAAAGTTGCAAGGATTAACGCTGAAAGAAATGGTGTTGCTGGCAGAATAATATTTGTTCAGGGTAACCTTTTTACACCTTTTGCCAAAGATTTAAAATTTGACTTTATAGTTTCAAACCCTCCATATATTCCTTCAGGGCAGATTGACAGGTTATCCCCTGAGGTTTCAAAATGGGAGCCAAGAATAGCTCTTGATGGGGGAGAGGATGGACTATGCTTTTACAGAAAAATTATAGGTGAAGCTTTTAATTGCCTGTGTGATGATGGATTCATTATGCTGGAAATAGGCGGGGACCAGGCTGAAGGGATTAAAGAGATTGTTAGAACACATAAAGAATATAGTGAAGTGAAAATTAACAGGGACTACTCAGGGAAAGACAGGGTGGCTGAGATATGGATAAGATAG
- a CDS encoding peptide chain release factor 1, giving the protein MFEKLEWSEKRFEELAMLMSDPKTLGNPAEFSKYAKEHSELSKIIEIYRQYKKATKELGENKTILSDEKDEELKELAKDEIERLNSAIVEIEKNLKLLLLPMDPNDEKNILVEIRAGAGGEEAALFASELFRMYSRYAEGKKWKVEVMSSSLTGIGGVKEVIALIEGKNVYSQLKYESGVHRVQRIPSTEGGGRIHTSTVTVAVLPEAEEVDIQINPDEVKVDVFRSSGPGGQSVNTTDSAVRVTHIPTGMVVTCQDEKSQHKNKAKAMKILRARLLDRMRKEQQAERSQQRKSQVGTGDRSEKIRTYNFPQDRITDHRIGLTLHNLDKILDGEIDGIIDELITYYQTQALKESFVGENENAQ; this is encoded by the coding sequence ATGTTTGAAAAATTAGAATGGTCAGAAAAACGGTTTGAGGAACTTGCCATGCTGATGAGCGACCCTAAAACGCTGGGCAATCCTGCAGAATTTTCCAAATACGCAAAAGAACATTCGGAGCTGTCAAAGATTATAGAAATTTACCGCCAGTACAAGAAAGCTACTAAAGAGCTTGGAGAGAACAAGACAATTTTAAGTGATGAAAAAGACGAGGAACTGAAAGAGCTTGCAAAGGATGAAATAGAGAGGCTGAATTCTGCTATTGTTGAGATTGAAAAAAATCTCAAACTTCTATTGCTTCCCATGGATCCGAATGATGAAAAGAATATTCTTGTTGAGATAAGGGCAGGTGCCGGAGGCGAAGAAGCCGCACTCTTTGCTTCTGAACTCTTCAGAATGTATTCCCGCTATGCTGAAGGAAAGAAATGGAAGGTTGAGGTAATGAGTTCCAGTTTAACAGGAATCGGCGGGGTAAAGGAAGTTATTGCATTGATTGAAGGTAAAAATGTTTACAGCCAGTTGAAGTATGAAAGCGGTGTTCACAGGGTTCAGAGAATTCCCTCTACTGAAGGAGGCGGAAGGATTCACACATCGACTGTTACCGTTGCAGTTTTGCCTGAAGCAGAAGAGGTGGATATACAGATAAACCCCGATGAGGTTAAAGTAGATGTGTTCCGTTCTTCTGGTCCCGGAGGACAGAGCGTTAATACAACTGATTCTGCAGTGAGGGTTACACACATACCGACAGGGATGGTGGTAACCTGTCAGGATGAAAAGTCACAGCATAAAAACAAGGCAAAGGCAATGAAGATACTCAGGGCAAGACTTCTTGACAGGATGAGAAAAGAGCAGCAGGCTGAGAGGTCCCAGCAGAGAAAGAGTCAGGTAGGAACCGGAGACAGGAGTGAGAAAATAAGAACCTACAATTTTCCTCAGGACAGGATTACTGACCACAGAATAGGTTTAACACTGCACAATCTTGATAAAATCCTGGACGGTGAGATTGATGGGATTATTGATGAACTGATAACATACTACCAGACACAGGCTTTAAAGGAAAGCTTTGTAGGTGAGAATGAAAATGCACAGTGA
- a CDS encoding 50S ribosomal protein L31 translates to MKKGIHPEYKETTISCACGGVIQTRSTKKDLRIEICSNCHPFFTGKQKLVDTAGRVERFQRKYKKKDAEKN, encoded by the coding sequence GTGAAAAAAGGTATTCACCCGGAATACAAGGAAACCACAATAAGCTGTGCCTGCGGTGGAGTTATTCAAACAAGGTCAACAAAGAAGGATTTAAGAATAGAAATCTGCTCTAACTGCCATCCATTTTTCACAGGAAAGCAGAAGCTTGTTGACACAGCAGGAAGGGTTGAGAGGTTTCAGAGAAAATACAAGAAAAAAGACGCAGAAAAAAACTGA
- a CDS encoding transcription termination factor Rho encodes MDLRKLKNMTIASLSSYAKDLNISGISGFRKQELIFEILRAQIEKNGLIYGEGVLETLPDGFGFLRSADYNYLPGPDDIYVSPSQIRKFSLRTGDTVSGQIRPPKEGERYFALLKVEAINFEAPEAIRDKTLFDNLTPLYPQEKIKLEVENPGHQDVSMRVMDLLTPIGKGQRGLIVAPPRTGKTMLLQSIANSITQNHPEIILIVLLIDERPEEVTDMQRSVKGEVVSSTFDEPPSRHVQVADMVIEKAKRLVEHRKDVVILLDSITRLARAHNSVVPPSGKILSGGVDSNALQRPKKFFGAARNIEEGGSLTIIATALVDTGSRMDEVIFEEFKGTGNMEVNLDRKLVDRRVFPAIDIGRSGTRKEELLLENDELNKIWILRKFLNPMGVVDAMEFLIEKMKATRSNKEFLNSMNT; translated from the coding sequence ATGGACCTTCGCAAACTCAAGAATATGACCATAGCCTCACTGAGTTCTTATGCTAAAGACCTTAATATCTCAGGAATAAGCGGTTTCCGGAAACAGGAACTGATTTTTGAGATTTTAAGGGCCCAGATTGAAAAGAACGGATTAATTTATGGAGAAGGTGTTTTAGAAACACTGCCTGATGGTTTTGGATTTTTAAGATCAGCAGATTACAATTACCTTCCGGGACCGGATGACATATATGTTTCACCGTCACAGATAAGAAAATTTAGTCTCAGGACAGGAGATACAGTATCAGGACAGATCAGGCCTCCAAAAGAGGGTGAAAGGTATTTTGCTCTTTTAAAAGTTGAAGCAATCAACTTTGAAGCCCCTGAGGCAATAAGAGATAAAACCCTTTTTGACAATCTCACACCCCTTTACCCACAGGAAAAGATAAAACTTGAGGTTGAAAACCCGGGACATCAGGACGTTTCAATGCGTGTTATGGACCTTCTCACTCCAATAGGCAAAGGGCAGAGAGGGTTGATTGTTGCTCCTCCAAGAACAGGCAAAACAATGCTTCTTCAGTCTATTGCTAACAGCATAACCCAAAATCATCCTGAGATTATTCTCATAGTTTTGCTGATTGATGAACGTCCTGAAGAAGTTACTGATATGCAGCGTTCAGTTAAAGGTGAGGTTGTCAGCTCTACATTTGACGAACCTCCTTCAAGGCATGTTCAGGTTGCTGATATGGTAATAGAAAAGGCAAAAAGACTGGTAGAGCACAGAAAGGATGTGGTGATACTTCTTGACAGTATAACAAGGCTTGCAAGGGCTCACAACTCAGTAGTTCCCCCAAGCGGAAAGATACTCTCAGGCGGTGTTGACTCGAATGCCTTGCAGCGCCCAAAGAAATTTTTTGGGGCTGCGAGAAATATTGAGGAGGGAGGAAGCCTTACAATTATTGCAACTGCTCTAGTAGATACCGGAAGCAGGATGGATGAAGTTATCTTTGAAGAGTTTAAAGGAACAGGGAATATGGAGGTTAACCTGGACAGGAAGCTTGTTGACAGAAGGGTTTTTCCTGCCATTGATATAGGCAGATCAGGAACAAGGAAAGAAGAACTTCTTCTGGAAAATGATGAGCTGAACAAGATTTGGATTTTAAGAAAATTCCTGAACCCAATGGGAGTTGTTGATGCGATGGAGTTTTTAATAGAAAAGATGAAGGCAACAAGAAGCAATAAAGAATTTTTAAACTCAATGAATACTTAA